A section of the Parasteatoda tepidariorum isolate YZ-2023 chromosome 6, CAS_Ptep_4.0, whole genome shotgun sequence genome encodes:
- the LOC122269385 gene encoding uncharacterized protein, with product MLDKKDCVPDFLRQLSLEIINKIPPNDIKIFSDGSKMDRQTGSGVFIETPRENYTLHQRNPDFCSVFRSELIAIDRGLEKILSEGHLGNTWILSDSRSSIQHLKNWALIGDKTSFSILQKVKLISQQHEVHFQWIPSHVDIHGNELADTLAKKGLDHPVPSTSELTYLELFARQKAQNKQKWLLPPIHYWYKAERPGLSLSLPGDRQTNTCLSRLASGHLKSLTFSANQKIFPLCPKCQQNQASPEHILNCLGLDWNDIHSSPILVSDFLNVNGFIDLV from the coding sequence ATGCTTGACAAGAAAGACTGTGTGCCTGACTTCCTCAGACAATTGTCCCTGgaaatcatcaataaaatccCTCCAAACGACATCAAAATATTCTCTGATGGCAGTAAAATGGATAGACAGACTGGCAGTGGGGTATTTATTGAAACACCTCGAGAGAACTACACTCTTCATCAACGAAACCCCGATTTTTGCTCCGTCTTTCGAAGCGAACTAATTGCAATCGACAGGGGACTAGAGAAAATCTTGAGTGAAGGGCACCTTGGAAATACTTGGATACTATCTGACAGCCGTAGTTCAATTCAACACCTCAAAAATTGGGCCCTCATTGGAGATAAAACCAGTTTTTCGATCCTACAAAAAGTAAAGCTCATTTCCCAACAGCATGAGGTCCACTTTCAATGGATCCCGTCCCACGTCGATATCCACGGCAACGAGTTGGCTGACACTCTTGCAAAGAAGGGACTAGACCATCCAGTTCCCTCCACCTCAGAGCTTACATACCTTGAACTTTTTGCAAGGCAAAAGGCCCAGAACAAACAAAAGTGGCTGCTTCCACCTATTCACTACTGGTATAAAGCAGAAAGACCAGGACTCTCTCTATCTCTCCCTGGTGATAGGCAAACCAACACCTGCTTATCCCGACTGGCCAGTGGACACCTAAAAAGTCTCacattttctgcaaatcaaaaaatctttcctctttgccctaaatgccaacaaaaccaggcatcacctgagcacaTCTTGAACTGTTTAGGGCTGGACTGGAATGACATTCATTCCTCTCCCATTCTGGTTTCGGATTTTCTGAATGTCAACGGATTcattgatctggtctga